In Salmo trutta chromosome 16, fSalTru1.1, whole genome shotgun sequence, a genomic segment contains:
- the LOC115150121 gene encoding ADP-ribosylation factor-related protein 1 isoform X1 encodes MYTLLSGLYKYVFQKDEYCILILGLDNAGKTTFLEQTKTKFSKNYKGMNLSKITTTVGLNIGTIDVGKARLMFWDLGGQEELQSLWDKYYAESHGVIYVIDSTDEERLAESKEAFEKMISSEVLEGVPLLVLANKQDVENCMSVPDIKTAFSDCAPKIGKRDCLVQPCTALTGQGVNEGIEWMVKCVIRNIHRTPRQKDIT; translated from the exons ATGTACACCTTATTATCTGGCCTGTACAAATACGTGTTCCAGAAGGACGAATACTGCATCTTGATCCTAGGACTGGACAATGCAGGAAAAACG ACCTTTCTGGAACAGACTAAGACCAAGTTCAGTAAGAACTACAAGGGAATGAATTTGTCCAAAATCACCACTACAGTTGGGCTAAACA TCGGCACAATCGATGTGGGCAAGGCTCGTCTAATGTTCTGGGACCTTGGTGGTCAAGAGGAGCTTCAGTCGCTGTGGGACAAA TACTATGCTGAGTCCCACGGAGTGATCTATGTGATAGACTCCACCGATGAGGAGCGCCTAGCAGAATCCAAAGAGGCCTTTG AGAAAATGATCAGCAGTGAGGTTCTGGAAGGTGTGCCTCTCCTGGTGCTCGCCAACAAGCAGGATGTGGAg AACTGCATGTCTGTGCCAGACATCAAAACCGCTTTTAGCGACTGCGCCCCAAAGATTGGGAAAAGAGATTGTCTGGTGCAGCCTTGCACAGCCCTAACAGG GCAGGGGGTTAACGAAGGCATTGAGTGGATGGTGAAGTGCGTCATCAGAAACATTCACCGGACACCGAGACAGAAGGACATCACATAG
- the LOC115150121 gene encoding ADP-ribosylation factor-related protein 1 isoform X2 encodes MYTLLSGLYKYVFQKDEYCILILGLDNAGKTTFLEQTKTKFSKNYKGMNLSKITTTVGLNIGTIDVGKARLMFWDLGGQEELQSLWDKYYAESHGVIYVIDSTDEERLAESKEAFEKMISSEVLEGVPLLVLANKQDVENCMSVPDIKTAFSDCAPKIGKRDCLVQPCTALTGQGVNEGMNSLLGRGLTKA; translated from the exons ATGTACACCTTATTATCTGGCCTGTACAAATACGTGTTCCAGAAGGACGAATACTGCATCTTGATCCTAGGACTGGACAATGCAGGAAAAACG ACCTTTCTGGAACAGACTAAGACCAAGTTCAGTAAGAACTACAAGGGAATGAATTTGTCCAAAATCACCACTACAGTTGGGCTAAACA TCGGCACAATCGATGTGGGCAAGGCTCGTCTAATGTTCTGGGACCTTGGTGGTCAAGAGGAGCTTCAGTCGCTGTGGGACAAA TACTATGCTGAGTCCCACGGAGTGATCTATGTGATAGACTCCACCGATGAGGAGCGCCTAGCAGAATCCAAAGAGGCCTTTG AGAAAATGATCAGCAGTGAGGTTCTGGAAGGTGTGCCTCTCCTGGTGCTCGCCAACAAGCAGGATGTGGAg AACTGCATGTCTGTGCCAGACATCAAAACCGCTTTTAGCGACTGCGCCCCAAAGATTGGGAAAAGAGATTGTCTGGTGCAGCCTTGCACAGCCCTAACAGG GCAGGGGGTTAACGAAGGCATGAATTCTCTCTTAGGCAGGGGGTTAACTAAGGCATGA
- the LOC115150121 gene encoding ADP-ribosylation factor-related protein 1 isoform X3, with protein MYTLLSGLYKYVFQKDEYCILILGLDNAGKTTFLEQTKTKFSKNYKGMNLSKITTTVGLNIGTIDVGKARLMFWDLGGQEELQSLWDKYYAESHGVIYVIDSTDEERLAESKEAFEKMISSEVLEGVPLLVLANKQDVENCMSVPDIKTAFSDCAPKIGKRDCLVQPCTALTGQGVN; from the exons ATGTACACCTTATTATCTGGCCTGTACAAATACGTGTTCCAGAAGGACGAATACTGCATCTTGATCCTAGGACTGGACAATGCAGGAAAAACG ACCTTTCTGGAACAGACTAAGACCAAGTTCAGTAAGAACTACAAGGGAATGAATTTGTCCAAAATCACCACTACAGTTGGGCTAAACA TCGGCACAATCGATGTGGGCAAGGCTCGTCTAATGTTCTGGGACCTTGGTGGTCAAGAGGAGCTTCAGTCGCTGTGGGACAAA TACTATGCTGAGTCCCACGGAGTGATCTATGTGATAGACTCCACCGATGAGGAGCGCCTAGCAGAATCCAAAGAGGCCTTTG AGAAAATGATCAGCAGTGAGGTTCTGGAAGGTGTGCCTCTCCTGGTGCTCGCCAACAAGCAGGATGTGGAg AACTGCATGTCTGTGCCAGACATCAAAACCGCTTTTAGCGACTGCGCCCCAAAGATTGGGAAAAGAGATTGTCTGGTGCAGCCTTGCACAGCCCTAACAGG GCAGGGGGTTAACTAA